Sequence from the Vicia villosa cultivar HV-30 ecotype Madison, WI unplaced genomic scaffold, Vvil1.0 ctg.000358F_1_1, whole genome shotgun sequence genome:
TTGTGTTTGATGACCTTTAAGTAGAAAAGTGATTTTTTGGCAAAACTAATCTTGCTAGAATGATATAACTGATTCTTGGCTTGGGATTTGGGACTAACTAGTAACTACTTTCAATCCACAATACATATATAACTTTAGGATTCAATGTTAAAACTGATTGTATGTTTTAGTGACTTGATTTGATGAACTGATGTGCCACTACTATTGTGGCTGCTGTTCATGCTACTACTTAGTAGTTTGTTTCTTAAATTTTCTTGCATCAACTTATATTGGGTCCTATTAATGTTTGTGCATCTCGTAAGGAAGTGTTGCTTATGTTGTAAttagttgttgtttttatttggCGTAGAATAATTCAATTATTGAAATGTCTACTTTAAGTTTCGGTATCTGATATATATATAGTCTGTGCTATTGTATGTACACTTCTTGCTCTTAAGTAGCCATTTAGTTTACATACTTTAAGTTTCTATCAGTATGTAAACTAAAAATCATGAAGCTGTGGAAGTTTCTTATGCATATTTAGTAAATGtagcagaaagagaaagaaaatattataaaaaacatgAAATCCTCCTTCTGGTATTTGTGTGTAACTGCTACTGAAGGTTACTTAAAAGGCAGCATTTGTTTGTTTCAAACACAGGGCTATTGATTTTATAAATCTGTTATGAATTTGTGTGACTCTGTTATGAATTTTATAAATCTAATTTTGTGTATTATTAAGTTGCATAGCATAGCTGCAGTGTGGttattgatttctttttgttATTGATACAGCTCAATTCCCTCAAAGGAGACGAAGGAAAGCGACAACTGCATTTTATTTGTGTGTGACTCCATTTCTCTGTTTTAAGGTAACAATTTGTGTTCTTTTAGGCTTCACCATATAAATTTTAATACGTGGTAGTATATCTCATGGAATGTTTTGATTCATATGTATATGATTATATAATTCCGTTGCCgtctaaaaatgaattttataaatcAGTAATCATGTTAGTGCTTTTCTTACCTAATTAGTTGTATATTAGGTATATAATGTATATACAATAATTCTTGCAAAGATTCTGTCCCAGTAATTCCATTTATATACAATAATTCTGTCCCAGTAATTTTTTGGTTGCTCAGCACATGTTTTGGTactgttagtgcatttttttatatgaattcagttttgaatgtgttatgtgttttgaatgtgttatgtgttgtgtttcaaatatatagatTATCAAGCGATGGAAAAAGAGTGGACTAAATTACCGTGGTTTAGTCAAGAGTACATCAACGGTGTTACTCGATTTTTAGACTTTGCCTTCACTAAAGGAAGTCCTCAAGGAGGTGAACTTCTATGCCCTTGTGCTAAGTGTAAAAATATATATTGGAAAACCAGGGATATTATTAGGGATCACCTAATAGCCAAAGGTTTTCTAGACGGTTATGACGTTTGGGTGCACCATGGGGAGAAACTACAAAGGTCTATGGAAATTGGTGATGGGATGGAAGATCAAGATGGATCACATGATGACATTCCTGGCTTATTGCATGACATATATGGAGATAGGGCAGAAGCACACGGAGTTGATGAAGGTCCCAATGACGAGGCTAGAACGTTTTACAGTTTGATTAAAGAGGCGGAACAAGAACTGTACCCTGGATGCAAAGACTTCTCTTCGTTATCATTCACGATTCGACTCTACTTGTTGAAATGTCTCCACGACTGGAGCAATACGTCATTCACTGCCCTATTAGAATTATTGAAAGAAGCAATGCCTGATTTGAACATTCCGGAATCATtttacaagacaaaagccatgatAAGTGGTTTAGGCCTTGATTATAAGAAGATAGATGCATGCCCAAATGATTGCATGCTATTTTGGAAGGAGCATGAAAAGGACAATTCTTGCACTATTTGTGAAGCTTCACGGTGGAAACAAAATGCTGCAACTGAAGGATGCGAGTCTGAGCAACCCAAAAATGACTGTAGAGTTCCTGCAAAAGTTTTGAGGCACTTTCCGTTGATTCCTAGACTACAAAGGTTGTTCATGTGTTCAAAGACAGCTGAGTCAATGAGATGGCATGAAGAAGAGCGCTCAAAGGATGGAAAATTGAGGCATCCTGCTGACGGTAAAGCGTGGAAGGACTTTGATGAGCTCCATCCAGATTTTTCTAGTGAGTCCCGCAATGTAAGACTTGGCTGTCCCTAATTTTGCTGTTTCTGAATGTAGAAAATTAGCAAAATCAATGCTGTGAACAGAGCTAAGCAAAAGTATATGCATCGGATGGGCCCAACAAACTTTGCGAGGATTCGTGCAAAACTGGTAGGGTGTTCATACATCCTTCAATTTACAATTATGTATTGGTTGAGTGATTCATATTTTGATGTGTTTATTATCAACCAATGTAGCGTGCTAAGAAAGAGGACGGAAAGGAAGTTAGCCAGGCAGAGATGTTCATTGAGACTCGACAAAGTCGAAAAGGAAAACAGCCGGATGAGGAAACTTCAAGTGTAATTGTAAGCCAGGCAGATTATGCCTTTAATCAACATTTGcctttaatcatttatttttataatgtgaatattttctaatgtgaatattttttaattagtctaagcttcaagaatcagtTCAGAATTCAACTGAATCTGAGACATTTAACTCCTTGTTTGGGAAAGAAAAATCTGGATGAGTTCGTTGCTATGGAAGAACAATAACACCTACCATgcttaaaagaaaagaagaaattctGGTTATTAAAAGGCAACATAATGATGAAGTGGCTGGCATGAAGAGGGAGATGGATGGTATGAAGGCGCTATTTAAGACAATGATGAAGCAACAAAACCCACATATGAGCGACGACGAGATCTCTAATTTGATGGCAAGTGCTATGGGCTGTTCCATTAGTTCTACTGCTGCTCCTGCTGATCCACATTCGTCTGCATCAACTCATATTCCGCATTGCGAACAGGTATACTCTAAACTACAAAAATTGCAGCATATGGCACTGTTTAGGGAACTGAATTATCAAGTGTTTTCTGAAATTGCATGGTTATCATGGATGAACAAGTGCATAGGGCACTGAATTAGAAACTGTATAGGGCACTTATTTGATGGAAAGTGTTTTCTGAAAGTGTATAGGGCACTGAATTAGAAACTGATCAATTATCAAGAATTAGAAACTGTATAGGGATCACATTAAGAAACTGAATTATCACTGAATTTCTGAAATTGTATGGTTATCATGGATGAACAAGTGCAGGGATCACATTAAGTGTTTACTCGAAATGTTGTTTCTGTGCTTTATTTTATAGGTCTAACAAAGTAGGGTGACAATGACAAAGTAGGTCTTTGGAGTGCATTTTTGGAGAATCTATTAAGATCTGTACTTGCTTGTTTAGCAAATCATATCTCTTAACTATATAGAAGTAAAGATAAGAATAGAACTCATATTTAAACTATTACATTTGGCTTAACTAGAATAAAAATGACCAAATGAAATGGAGTAAAAGTGGGTTCTAACTTAGGATATACTTACTGAATTCAAGCCCTTGCGCCTTGATGGACCAACttgtttaattgattattttatttcagTTTGTAAGAATTCTATATTTCCATTGATTGATAGAGATAATTCTTAAGTGAGTTCTTCTGTTTTATTTCAGTTTGTAAGAATTCTATATTTCCATTGATTTGATTCTGAAATATGTGTATGAAATAGGGAAACGATTCTGAAATAGGTGTATGCATGATTCTGGTGGTGATGGCCTAAAACTGTCTTTTGATTCATGATTCTCTTTTGATTCGATTCTGAAATAGATGTTATGTTTATTGTAGGGTGGAGAGGAAGCAGATTGTGATGAAGATATGGAAGAAGCTTGTGATGATCATGAAGATGTGGAAGGAGGTTATGCTGAAGATgttgaagaaggtggttgttcagaagatgtggaagaagagCAAGGAGAAGATCAAGAAGAATAGTTGTTTTATGTTATCTAGCCCAGTTTTTAGaactttttttggttattttgggATGACTCCATTTTGAGAGAAACTTGTGGTGGTACAACTTAAATAGTGTAGGGATCATGGATCAACTTAATAtggttgttttgattttgaatttgggaTGAAAAACTTAGTATCCAACTATTATTAGTGGATGAACTACtattaatgttaattttattgttaatttaatattgatatatatatatttatacatatatatttatatatatatatatatatatatatataaatatataaatatatatatatatatatatataaatatatatatatataaatatatatatatatatatatatatatatatatttatgtaatgatacagaaataaaccgtggcagataaatggtttagaatgcataacatgaaataaaccgtggcaaataaatggtttaaaatgcataacatataacaacggttttaaataggtggtcataaccaaaccgtggctatatcctGAACCAATACTGTGTCGTAAACGTTAaaatgaaaccgtggctttaccataaAGCCACAGTTTTTAAGTCATGGCAAGatcaaaccgcggccttaatcaagctacctaaaccgtggcctaaaaatgccacggttgtaaaaaaggcgtggtctataccaaaaaaccgtggactttactttaggccacggccgtatactccacagttggatttccgtggccaaaccgtggcgtaagcgttacgccacggttattttgcatatagcctcggttttctgggcgtggcAGGAGGCCTTTTTTCCTGTAGTGTTACTTCAAGACTCGGTGATGGAGGGTGGAGATAATAGGGTGAAGAGTGCTTTGGTTGTGTTATGGAAAGCAAAGGTTCCATCTAAGGTGCAAATTTTTGGTTGGCGTTTGGTGCAGGA
This genomic interval carries:
- the LOC131627311 gene encoding uncharacterized protein LOC131627311 translates to MEKEWTKLPWFSQEYINGVTRFLDFAFTKGSPQGGELLCPCAKCKNIYWKTRDIIRDHLIAKGFLDGYDVWVHHGEKLQRSMEIGDGMEDQDGSHDDIPGLLHDIYGDRAEAHGVDEGPNDEARTFYSLIKEAEQELYPGCKDFSSLSFTIRLYLLKCLHDWSNTSFTALLELLKEAMPDLNIPESFYKTKAMISGLGLDYKKIDACPNDCMLFWKEHEKDNSCTICEASRWKQNAATEGCESEQPKNDCRVPAKVLRHFPLIPRLQRLFMCSKTAESMRWHEEERSKDGKLRHPADGKAWKDFDELHPDFSSESRNKISKINAVNRAKQKYMHRMGPTNFARIRAKLRAKKEDGKEVSQAEMFIETRQSRKGKQPDEETSSVISKLQESVQNSTESETFNSLFGKEKSG
- the LOC131627306 gene encoding uncharacterized protein LOC131627306; its protein translation is MLKRKEEILVIKRQHNDEVAGMKREMDGMKALFKTMMKQQNPHMSDDEISNLMASAMGCSISSTAAPADPHSSASTHIPHCEQGGEEADCDEDMEEACDDHEDVEGGYAEDVEEGGCSEDVEEEQGEDQEE